In a single window of the Pseudomonas sp. B21-015 genome:
- a CDS encoding NEL-type E3 ubiquitin ligase domain-containing protein, whose protein sequence is MPDSHTPAKNTNKGRHYAFIKNTINDNFKTATVSRGQALAATGLKIVPWYTTAPAAHHDKLKAANLKAWGSQNQVDQLFEKLRDVHLFAAPLLQAKLKERYGIENDVTTTYLRLYMPKDQPWYAIDLSGGVTARTVSLLDAALHNFARAETVDTGSQFITKPDKRGHFEVIPIKHKMTIRQFQALCRELDIGALYKKHLESYLLPGEPLAEAVMKHKVTESQKDALTVAAQLALITGDIQYDAYKLILDLAQDTPQLLLNGKQMLCCDLSMMDTRLTGIVLLIHAVRGSSGIRRLIAYVPHDPDHPLKEYESTEAFTHELVRQLREDKIGASSQLSYRQFFSQFVDQQQRGHFFAGLEQRLFTVKWHTKEDPTDQRPAWRKEPVLRPRLQIEHWPLPRDYWRHAYQQKLNKILNDAREIAVSTADTDSKARWAWWDNFKKIVSDIFNVALLIATPFVPGLGELMMAYTAYQLTTDVIEGIVDLAEGLGLEAAEHVISVVTDLIQLAAFGAGAEIGNAFRLKLSPLVEGMKPVKLPNGKHTLWHPDLAPYEQKNLTLSAASKPNEHGLHRHANQDILPLEGKLYIVEKASTEPTSNTHRVKHPTRPNAYSPKMEHNGHGAWVHEAENPRDWEGETLMRRLGHSVDRFSPTELEQIRISSGTDDNELRRMHVDNSPPPPVLADTIKRFSAYDEVQTASANIRGGRPIDPASVWFEPITTGLPGWPPERALRVYENADLTGYSRKYGNANATDANTLSMSLADLTSGKLPERVVGFLNEAEVSALLGRDMPSAERNQALRNLLADAVDERQGELSKRLYQAGERSNKADVRLLKQTFPDMPLTLTEKLLSHAKAAELQRMIDEDRLPLRIKTQARELNFEASTARAYDGFYRDERVLPDTERLALNTLKFNTDGFGDVRIEVLDGTYDGTLRCSIGPDDATTVRRLIRDEHSQYEVLDGANRKLHDASDFYESILRALPDDKRAALGYQRGQGRLLKAWIMEQCAPAAERRTLLAEPPIRPVANIETVNLVRGPSLSTFANTPEKRVRNLYPKLNEQEVRAFVEALRAKGDPDKAIDRLRDELVELKNILADWENKAMGYVSADSGSGPEYDDFRYRGGRHIRERLLECFERKSEAFGGRNSHPEGGYTLDLSSDFMGPKLDRWWKDLREQPNIKKYIDQVTVLNVDNARFSPDTKGLLNDFPNVRHLSARHSGLTELPPSVGTMRLLESLRLTDNSIQLTADSAKSLRELTRLETLRLDNNPLRQPPDVGHMPRLRVLSLNNTGIDAWPEGLFKEGVFEKHHPRGFSLDLRECPITNVPDVVPGSDHAFLVARTRLDATKLSDVDRVRFGDYRESVGLAREQVYERAAANELSHWQSLPDSEIYSQSAGIGTYREENWHDVMAEPDSTDFFKVIRKQRAGKDYRSDNSRKQLTRRVWQMIDAVALDTDLREELFKQAKHPETCGDAGAQLFNNMGIKVLVSQAHAESTTGAALENKLVKLARSAARLEKINEIARAEVESQNDRFKSNPGKFDAPDPVEVHLAYETGLAKRLDLPWQSEGMLYQTRADVDAAKINAAYDSVIAFEDGDGLVDGMIGLFENPFWEKHLRKTHPDTFDASDRRLATKHALLEDLRTAQNNWANARTPAERSSRKGRVETLANQLNIPHTQVFTGREMTTQFYDRMLSEMAEERNELARTLTRKALANAGL, encoded by the coding sequence ATGCCTGACTCCCACACACCGGCCAAAAACACGAATAAAGGCCGGCACTACGCGTTCATCAAGAACACCATCAACGACAACTTCAAAACCGCCACCGTCAGCAGAGGCCAAGCACTGGCGGCTACTGGATTGAAGATTGTGCCGTGGTACACCACAGCACCCGCCGCTCATCACGACAAGCTCAAAGCCGCCAACCTCAAGGCATGGGGCTCGCAGAACCAGGTCGACCAACTGTTCGAAAAACTGCGGGACGTCCACTTGTTTGCCGCGCCCCTGCTCCAGGCGAAGCTCAAGGAACGATACGGAATCGAGAATGACGTCACGACGACCTACCTGCGCCTGTACATGCCCAAGGATCAGCCCTGGTACGCGATTGACCTGTCGGGTGGCGTCACTGCCCGAACCGTCTCCCTGCTGGATGCAGCGCTGCACAATTTCGCACGAGCCGAAACGGTCGATACCGGCTCGCAGTTCATTACCAAACCTGACAAACGCGGGCATTTCGAAGTCATACCGATCAAACACAAAATGACCATCAGGCAGTTCCAGGCGCTTTGCCGGGAGCTGGATATTGGCGCGCTTTACAAAAAACATCTCGAAAGCTATCTGCTTCCCGGCGAGCCGCTAGCCGAAGCCGTCATGAAGCACAAGGTGACCGAAAGTCAGAAAGACGCACTGACCGTCGCCGCGCAGTTGGCGTTGATCACCGGCGATATCCAGTACGATGCCTACAAGCTGATACTGGATCTGGCACAGGACACACCTCAACTGCTCCTCAATGGGAAACAGATGCTGTGCTGCGACCTGTCCATGATGGACACCCGTCTGACCGGCATTGTGCTGTTGATTCATGCGGTGCGGGGTAGCAGCGGCATTCGACGGCTCATTGCGTACGTCCCCCATGACCCTGATCACCCGCTCAAGGAGTACGAATCCACAGAGGCGTTCACCCATGAGCTGGTGCGCCAATTGCGCGAAGACAAAATCGGCGCATCGTCGCAGCTGAGCTATCGACAATTCTTCAGCCAGTTCGTCGATCAGCAGCAGCGCGGGCACTTCTTCGCCGGCCTGGAGCAACGTCTCTTTACCGTCAAATGGCACACGAAAGAGGATCCGACAGACCAGCGTCCGGCGTGGCGCAAGGAACCCGTGCTTCGACCCCGATTGCAAATCGAGCATTGGCCACTCCCTCGGGATTACTGGAGGCATGCCTACCAGCAAAAGCTCAACAAGATCCTCAACGACGCCCGTGAAATCGCGGTATCCACCGCCGACACCGACAGCAAAGCGCGCTGGGCCTGGTGGGACAACTTCAAGAAAATCGTCTCCGACATTTTCAACGTCGCTCTGTTGATCGCCACACCGTTCGTGCCGGGGCTGGGCGAACTCATGATGGCCTACACCGCTTACCAACTGACCACGGATGTCATCGAAGGCATCGTCGATCTGGCCGAAGGCCTCGGCCTTGAAGCGGCCGAGCATGTGATCAGCGTGGTGACGGATCTCATTCAACTGGCGGCGTTTGGGGCGGGTGCTGAAATCGGCAACGCTTTTCGGCTCAAACTGTCGCCGCTGGTCGAGGGCATGAAACCGGTCAAGCTGCCCAATGGCAAACACACACTGTGGCATCCCGATCTCGCACCCTACGAACAGAAAAATCTCACCCTGTCGGCGGCTTCAAAACCCAATGAGCACGGCCTGCATCGACATGCCAATCAGGACATTCTGCCGCTGGAAGGCAAGCTCTACATCGTCGAAAAAGCCTCCACAGAGCCGACCTCCAATACGCACCGTGTCAAACACCCCACCCGCCCCAATGCCTACTCGCCCAAGATGGAACATAACGGCCATGGCGCCTGGGTGCACGAGGCGGAGAATCCACGAGACTGGGAAGGTGAAACATTGATGCGCCGCCTCGGCCACAGCGTCGATCGCTTTTCGCCCACAGAACTGGAGCAGATCCGCATCAGCAGTGGCACTGACGACAATGAGCTGCGTCGGATGCATGTCGACAACAGTCCTCCGCCGCCGGTGCTGGCCGACACCATCAAGCGCTTCAGTGCGTATGACGAAGTGCAGACAGCGAGTGCGAATATCCGTGGCGGGCGACCGATCGATCCAGCGTCTGTCTGGTTTGAACCGATAACGACGGGCCTGCCAGGATGGCCGCCAGAGCGGGCATTGAGGGTGTATGAAAATGCCGACCTGACAGGCTATTCGCGCAAGTACGGCAATGCCAACGCAACGGACGCCAATACCCTGAGCATGAGTCTCGCGGACCTCACGTCCGGCAAACTGCCCGAACGCGTCGTGGGCTTTCTGAATGAGGCCGAGGTCAGCGCTCTGCTCGGTCGCGACATGCCGAGCGCTGAACGCAACCAGGCGTTGCGCAATCTACTCGCGGACGCCGTCGACGAGCGTCAGGGTGAGTTATCCAAACGTCTGTATCAGGCCGGAGAAAGGTCGAACAAGGCGGATGTCCGCTTGCTGAAGCAAACGTTCCCGGACATGCCGCTCACCCTCACGGAAAAACTCCTGTCTCACGCCAAGGCAGCCGAGTTACAGAGAATGATCGATGAAGATCGCTTGCCGCTACGTATCAAAACCCAGGCCCGGGAATTGAATTTCGAAGCCTCCACCGCTCGCGCCTACGACGGCTTTTATCGGGATGAACGGGTGTTACCGGATACCGAGCGGCTGGCGCTTAATACGCTCAAGTTCAATACCGATGGCTTCGGCGATGTGCGCATCGAGGTGCTCGACGGCACCTACGACGGCACACTGCGGTGCAGCATCGGCCCGGATGACGCCACAACAGTCCGGCGCCTGATCAGAGATGAGCACAGCCAGTACGAGGTTCTCGACGGAGCCAACAGGAAGCTGCATGACGCCAGTGATTTCTACGAATCGATTCTGCGCGCCCTGCCTGACGACAAACGCGCGGCATTGGGCTACCAACGGGGCCAGGGCCGTCTGCTCAAAGCGTGGATCATGGAACAATGCGCGCCTGCTGCCGAACGCCGGACATTGCTGGCAGAACCGCCCATTCGCCCGGTTGCCAATATTGAAACCGTCAACCTGGTGCGCGGGCCGAGTCTGTCCACATTCGCAAACACCCCGGAAAAAAGGGTCAGGAACCTCTATCCGAAATTAAACGAACAAGAGGTGAGAGCCTTCGTTGAGGCCTTGCGCGCCAAGGGTGATCCCGACAAGGCCATCGACCGGCTCAGGGATGAACTCGTCGAACTGAAGAACATATTGGCGGATTGGGAAAACAAAGCAATGGGCTACGTTTCCGCTGATTCGGGATCCGGACCTGAATATGATGATTTCAGGTATCGCGGCGGAAGGCATATTCGGGAACGGCTCCTTGAATGCTTCGAACGCAAAAGCGAGGCCTTCGGTGGGCGCAACAGTCATCCAGAAGGCGGCTATACGCTGGACTTGTCCTCCGACTTCATGGGCCCGAAACTCGATCGTTGGTGGAAGGATTTGCGTGAGCAACCCAATATCAAAAAATACATCGACCAAGTGACCGTGCTGAATGTGGACAACGCTCGTTTTTCTCCTGACACCAAAGGTCTGTTGAACGACTTCCCCAACGTTCGTCATTTGAGCGCCCGCCATAGCGGCCTGACCGAGCTACCGCCCAGTGTCGGCACGATGCGTCTGCTCGAATCCTTGCGTCTGACAGACAACAGCATCCAATTAACGGCTGACTCTGCCAAGTCGCTGAGAGAGCTCACTCGCCTGGAAACGCTAAGGCTCGATAACAATCCGCTCAGGCAACCTCCGGATGTCGGCCACATGCCCAGACTGAGGGTATTGAGTCTGAACAACACCGGTATCGATGCCTGGCCGGAAGGTCTTTTCAAGGAAGGGGTTTTCGAGAAACATCACCCGCGCGGCTTTTCTCTCGATCTACGGGAATGTCCGATCACGAACGTACCCGATGTCGTGCCTGGCTCCGATCATGCGTTTCTCGTGGCACGCACGCGACTCGACGCAACGAAGCTTTCCGATGTTGATCGAGTCCGTTTTGGAGACTACCGCGAGTCCGTAGGCTTGGCCCGTGAGCAAGTCTATGAGCGGGCTGCGGCCAATGAGTTATCTCATTGGCAATCGTTACCGGACTCAGAAATTTATAGTCAATCGGCGGGGATCGGAACCTATAGAGAGGAGAACTGGCACGATGTGATGGCGGAACCCGACTCCACCGATTTTTTCAAAGTTATCCGTAAACAGAGAGCCGGCAAGGATTACCGAAGCGATAATTCGCGCAAGCAACTGACCCGGCGGGTCTGGCAGATGATCGATGCCGTCGCGCTCGACACCGATCTGCGCGAGGAACTGTTCAAACAGGCCAAACATCCTGAAACCTGCGGGGATGCCGGGGCACAACTGTTCAATAACATGGGAATAAAAGTGTTGGTGTCGCAGGCGCACGCCGAATCGACAACTGGCGCGGCGCTTGAAAACAAACTTGTCAAACTGGCCAGGAGTGCCGCTCGCCTGGAAAAAATAAACGAAATTGCCAGAGCAGAGGTTGAGAGTCAGAACGACAGATTCAAAAGCAATCCGGGAAAATTCGACGCTCCGGATCCTGTGGAAGTGCACCTTGCGTACGAGACAGGGCTGGCCAAGCGACTGGATTTGCCTTGGCAATCTGAAGGCATGCTGTATCAGACGAGAGCAGACGTGGACGCCGCCAAGATTAACGCCGCGTACGATAGTGTCATCGCTTTCGAAGACGGTGACGGATTGGTCGACGGGATGATCGGTTTATTCGAGAACCCGTTTTGGGAAAAACACTTGCGCAAAACCCACCCGGACACATTCGATGCAAGTGATCGCCGTCTCGCAACCAAACATGCTCTGCTCGAAGATCTGCGCACCGCCCAAAACAACTGGGCGAACGCCCGGACTCCGGCGGAGCGCTCCTCGCGCAAAGGAAGAGTGGAAACGCTTGCCAACCAGCTGAATATTCCACACACCCAAGTGTTTACCGGAAGGGAAATGACCACGCAGTTTTATGACCGGATGCTGTCAGAGATGGCCGAAGAACGAAACGAGTTGGCCAGAACACTGACCCGTAAAGCATTGGCAAACGCCGGACTCTAA